Proteins encoded within one genomic window of Pedosphaera parvula Ellin514:
- a CDS encoding flotillin family protein produces the protein MMANTLILGQVFPSALIGVAAVILGALLFAGPLIFGTVLIHERQVGVVIKRFSPGKSLPPGQLLALNGEAGYQADTLAPGLHFGFWRWQYRIIKVPVTIVPQGEIALVVAADGMPIPSERILAKVVDSDNFQDARKFLVYGGEKGRQLGILTAGTYRINTALFTVITSYNAQEHGMMSHDLQLRHVEPDKVGIVTTLDGRPIEQSEIAGPIIADHDNFQNAQAFLNGGGRRGLQEQILLSGTWNLNPWFAHVEQVPMLQIPIGHVGVVISFVGKAHEDVSGVDFKHGDLVNPGHKGVWVSPLYPGKHPINTRIMKVELVPTTNIVLNWANRTESHNYDAKLSSITVRSRDGFAFNLDVSQIIHVGALDAPKVISRVGSMQNLVDHVLQPIVGNYFRNSAQNFTVLDFLSARSERQTDAAEHIRVAIGAYDVQAIDTLIGDINPPATLMATQTDRKIAEEQRKTYETQEAAQKQRQQLVRQTSLADIQQQVVSAEQGVNIAELQANAHIKQASGEAESIRLRALGEAEAIRATGNAKAEAYRAGVDAIGTQGYTVMQLMQIVGERNVRITPDVAVNNAGASNGLVDSMIGLMLRNQVGDKSVAPPSTTTTATS, from the coding sequence ATGATGGCCAATACTCTTATCCTCGGCCAGGTGTTCCCCAGCGCCCTCATTGGCGTCGCGGCAGTCATCCTCGGCGCCTTGCTCTTCGCAGGTCCGCTGATTTTCGGGACGGTTCTCATCCACGAACGTCAGGTCGGCGTGGTCATCAAACGATTCTCGCCCGGCAAATCCCTGCCACCCGGCCAACTCCTCGCCCTCAATGGCGAAGCCGGTTATCAGGCCGATACTCTTGCGCCCGGTCTCCATTTCGGATTCTGGCGCTGGCAATATCGCATCATCAAAGTCCCCGTCACCATCGTGCCACAAGGCGAAATCGCCCTCGTCGTCGCGGCCGACGGCATGCCGATTCCCTCGGAACGCATTCTGGCCAAAGTCGTCGATAGCGACAACTTCCAGGACGCGCGCAAATTCCTCGTCTACGGCGGCGAGAAAGGCCGTCAACTCGGCATCCTTACTGCCGGCACGTACCGCATTAATACCGCGCTGTTCACGGTCATCACCTCGTACAACGCCCAGGAGCACGGCATGATGTCCCACGATCTCCAACTCCGCCACGTCGAGCCGGATAAAGTCGGCATTGTCACCACACTCGATGGTCGTCCAATCGAGCAAAGTGAAATCGCCGGCCCAATCATTGCCGATCACGACAACTTCCAGAACGCCCAGGCTTTCTTGAATGGCGGCGGTCGACGCGGCTTGCAGGAGCAAATTCTCCTGTCGGGCACCTGGAATCTCAACCCCTGGTTCGCGCACGTCGAACAAGTCCCGATGCTGCAAATCCCCATCGGCCACGTCGGCGTGGTTATCTCCTTCGTCGGCAAAGCCCACGAAGATGTCAGCGGCGTCGACTTCAAACATGGCGACCTCGTCAATCCTGGCCACAAAGGCGTTTGGGTCTCGCCGCTCTATCCGGGCAAACATCCCATCAACACTCGCATCATGAAGGTCGAACTCGTGCCCACCACGAACATCGTCCTCAACTGGGCCAATCGCACCGAGTCGCATAATTACGATGCCAAACTCAGCTCCATCACCGTGCGTTCGCGCGATGGCTTTGCCTTCAACCTCGACGTCTCGCAAATCATCCACGTCGGCGCGCTCGATGCCCCCAAGGTCATCTCGCGTGTCGGCTCGATGCAAAACCTCGTCGATCACGTGCTGCAACCGATTGTCGGCAATTACTTCCGCAACTCGGCGCAGAACTTCACCGTGCTCGATTTCCTCAGCGCACGCAGCGAACGCCAGACCGACGCCGCGGAACACATCCGCGTCGCCATCGGCGCCTACGACGTCCAAGCCATCGATACGCTCATCGGCGACATCAATCCGCCCGCCACCCTGATGGCCACGCAAACCGACCGCAAAATCGCGGAGGAACAACGGAAGACGTACGAGACCCAGGAAGCGGCACAAAAACAGCGCCAACAACTCGTCCGCCAAACCTCGCTGGCCGACATCCAGCAACAAGTCGTCAGCGCCGAGCAAGGCGTCAACATCGCCGAACTCCAGGCCAACGCGCACATCAAGCAGGCCAGTGGCGAAGCCGAATCCATCCGCCTCCGCGCCCTCGGTGAAGCCGAAGCCATTCGCGCCACCGGTAACGCCAAGGCCGAAGCCTATCGCGCTGGTGTCGACGCCATCGGCACGCAGGGTTACACGGTCATGCAACTCATGCAAATCGTGGGCGAACGCAACGTCCGCATCACGCCCGACGTCGCCGTCAACAACGCCGGCGCCAGCAACGGCCTCGTCGACAGCATGATCGGCCTCATGCTCCGCAACCAGGTCGGCGATAAGTCCGTCGCACCGCCGAGCACAACCACAACTGCGACTTCGTAA
- a CDS encoding amidohydrolase family protein, whose product MKHEVSDQSAGPLTARPTNSGERKPIDMHVHIVGNGAGGSGCRLHLSGWHKPLASMMLKGIGLPKEALTGDLEGLYVAKLLEWVRGSSLGAIVILAQDEVRNEKGEVMHGVGSFYVPNDYVLKLARENAEFLPAVSIHPARPDAMEELERCLAEGAVMMKCLPNCQNINCGDKKFTKFWERMAEAKLPLLAHTGGEHTVPVVRKEFANPRILELPLRCGVTVIAAHCATKSGLTDPEYFYDFAKMTEEFPNLYGDTSAFNVPLRGRHIDKCVLRPLVERMVHGSDVPVPVSGIWAWMRGYLDWDSLQKWGENPNVLERDYQLKLAMGFPMECFTRIHDIMRPVGKNSPK is encoded by the coding sequence ATGAAACACGAGGTCAGTGACCAATCTGCAGGACCGTTGACAGCTAGGCCGACTAATTCCGGAGAACGCAAGCCGATTGATATGCACGTGCATATCGTGGGTAATGGCGCGGGAGGATCGGGATGCCGATTGCATTTGAGTGGATGGCACAAGCCGCTGGCGTCGATGATGCTGAAGGGGATTGGCTTGCCGAAAGAGGCGTTGACCGGCGATCTTGAGGGCTTGTATGTGGCGAAGTTATTGGAGTGGGTGCGTGGATCATCGTTGGGAGCGATTGTGATTTTGGCGCAGGATGAAGTGCGCAACGAAAAGGGAGAGGTGATGCATGGTGTGGGTTCGTTCTACGTGCCGAATGATTATGTGCTGAAGCTGGCGCGAGAGAATGCGGAGTTCCTGCCAGCCGTTTCGATACATCCAGCACGGCCTGATGCGATGGAGGAATTGGAGCGTTGCCTGGCAGAAGGTGCGGTGATGATGAAGTGTTTGCCGAATTGTCAGAATATTAATTGCGGCGACAAAAAGTTTACAAAGTTTTGGGAACGGATGGCGGAGGCGAAGTTGCCATTGCTTGCGCATACGGGAGGTGAGCACACGGTGCCGGTGGTGCGCAAAGAATTTGCGAACCCGAGAATATTGGAGTTGCCGTTGAGATGCGGAGTGACGGTGATTGCGGCGCATTGTGCGACGAAAAGTGGTTTGACTGATCCGGAGTATTTTTACGATTTCGCGAAGATGACGGAGGAGTTTCCGAACTTATATGGGGATACCAGCGCGTTCAACGTGCCTCTGCGCGGGCGGCATATTGATAAATGCGTATTGCGGCCGCTGGTGGAACGGATGGTGCATGGCAGTGATGTTCCGGTGCCGGTGAGCGGGATCTGGGCGTGGATGCGCGGCTATCTGGATTGGGATAGTTTACAAAAATGGGGTGAGAACCCCAATGTGCTGGAAAGAGATTATCAGCTCAAACTCGCCATGGGGTTTCCTATGGAATGCTTTACCCGGATTCACGACATCATGAGGCCCGTTGGGAAGAATTCTCCAAAGTAG
- a CDS encoding P-II family nitrogen regulator, translating into MKKIEAIIKPFKLEDVKEALSEMGVEGMTVSEVKGFGRQKGHTEIYRGSEYTVDFLPKIKLEIVLADAQVNDAVAAIVKAAKTGKIGDGKVFVSPIENAVRIRTEETGDKAV; encoded by the coding sequence ATGAAGAAAATTGAAGCCATCATCAAACCGTTCAAACTCGAAGATGTAAAAGAGGCGCTCTCAGAAATGGGTGTCGAGGGCATGACGGTTTCAGAGGTAAAAGGATTTGGTCGTCAGAAGGGGCACACCGAGATTTATCGCGGCAGCGAATACACGGTCGATTTTCTTCCTAAAATCAAGCTGGAGATTGTGCTTGCGGATGCCCAGGTAAACGATGCGGTGGCCGCCATTGTGAAGGCGGCGAAGACGGGAAAGATTGGTGACGGAAAAGTCTTTGTCAGTCCCATCGAGAATGCGGTTCGCATTCGCACCGAAGAAACCGGCGATAAAGCTGTTTAA
- the glnA gene encoding type I glutamate--ammonia ligase — protein MSTPKNVIDMAKKQGAKMVDIKFVDTFGTWQHFTVPVAELTEEVFEEGFGFDGSSIRGWKSIEASDMLAMPDPNTAFIDPFCAAPTLSLTCTIAETGTKEAYNRDPRGIAQRGEKYLTSTGVADTAVFGPEAEFFIFDNVQYDHKPNGTFYSIDSEEGIWNSGRDEMPNLGYKVRYKEGYFPVAPTDTQQDIRTEMVLVMEQLGIKVERQHHEVATAGQAEIDFRFDTLVKTADTMMLYKYIIKNVARRHGKTVTFMPKPLFGDNGSGMHTHQSLWKKGKPLFFGKEYAALSEMALHYIGGILKHAKALCAICNPTTNSYKRLVPGYEAPVNLAYSASNRSAAIRIPSFSNNPKAKRIEYRPPDPAANPYLAYTALLMAGLDGVINKIDPGEPLDKNIYELPPEELAKVPNVPGSLGEALDHLEKDHEFLLKGDVFTKDFLEMWVANKRKEHDALRLRPHPYEFFLYYDV, from the coding sequence ATGAGCACACCTAAGAATGTGATTGATATGGCCAAGAAGCAGGGGGCCAAAATGGTGGACATTAAATTTGTCGACACCTTTGGAACCTGGCAGCACTTCACCGTGCCTGTGGCCGAGTTAACCGAAGAAGTTTTTGAAGAAGGATTTGGATTTGATGGTTCCTCCATCCGCGGTTGGAAGAGCATCGAAGCTTCAGACATGCTGGCCATGCCTGATCCCAATACTGCCTTCATCGATCCATTCTGCGCAGCGCCCACTCTGAGCCTGACCTGCACCATCGCGGAAACCGGCACCAAGGAAGCCTATAACCGTGATCCTCGCGGTATCGCGCAACGCGGTGAAAAATATCTCACCTCCACCGGTGTTGCCGACACGGCCGTATTCGGCCCGGAAGCTGAGTTCTTCATTTTCGACAACGTGCAATATGATCACAAGCCCAACGGCACGTTCTACAGCATCGATTCCGAAGAAGGCATTTGGAACAGCGGCCGCGATGAGATGCCAAACCTTGGTTATAAGGTCCGCTATAAAGAAGGTTATTTCCCGGTAGCTCCCACCGATACCCAGCAGGATATCCGCACCGAAATGGTATTGGTGATGGAACAATTGGGCATCAAGGTGGAGCGCCAACATCACGAAGTGGCGACTGCCGGCCAGGCTGAAATCGATTTCCGCTTTGATACGCTGGTCAAGACTGCCGACACGATGATGTTGTATAAGTACATCATTAAAAATGTGGCTCGTCGCCATGGCAAAACCGTTACTTTCATGCCGAAGCCTCTGTTCGGTGACAACGGTTCCGGCATGCACACTCATCAATCCTTGTGGAAAAAGGGCAAGCCTTTGTTCTTCGGCAAGGAATATGCCGCTTTATCCGAAATGGCGCTGCATTACATTGGCGGTATTTTGAAGCATGCCAAGGCACTCTGCGCCATTTGTAATCCAACCACCAACAGCTATAAGCGTTTGGTGCCAGGTTATGAAGCTCCGGTGAATTTGGCTTACAGCGCCAGCAATCGCTCGGCGGCAATTCGTATCCCTTCCTTCAGCAATAATCCGAAAGCGAAACGCATCGAGTATCGCCCGCCGGATCCGGCAGCTAATCCTTACCTCGCCTACACTGCATTGCTCATGGCTGGTCTGGATGGCGTGATTAACAAGATTGATCCCGGCGAACCGCTCGATAAAAACATCTATGAGCTGCCACCCGAAGAATTGGCCAAAGTGCCAAACGTTCCCGGCAGCCTGGGTGAAGCCTTGGATCATCTGGAAAAAGATCACGAATTCCTGCTCAAGGGCGACGTGTTCACCAAGGATTTCCTTGAAATGTGGGTTGCCAACAAGCGCAAGGAACATGATGCATTGCGCCTGCGCCCGCATCCCTACGAATTCTTCCTCTATTACGACGTGTAG
- the dnaA gene encoding chromosomal replication initiator protein DnaA encodes MQISAEHIWTAAQEKLRAMLNGDTFNLWFAPLRPQAIHGDCIVLEVANDFCEVWLKDNYIGLLQEVLTITSKRPLQVKFVVATQTASTTPAGLDIPEKVKVVEATAPERSSGEAAFNPKNTFETFVVGGNNNFAHAAAQAVAQAPGKSYNPLFLYGGVGLGKTHLLHAIGHHVLSHKKGARVAYVSSEKFTNEYIDAIQNNQIAKFRKKYRQTDVLLIDDIQFLAGKERIQEEFFHTFNALHEAHKQIVLTCDRPASEIQNLEHRLVSRFEWGLVTDLQPPDIETRMAILRKKAASMGVELPEDILNFLANRIRANIRRLEGALIRVASYASLTGKKLTIEVVEGLLREVLHEEGRYSINIETIQKKVAEHFDIRLADMTSKRRPENIAFPRQIAMFLSRQLTEGSLNSIGEAFGGRDHGTVLHACRLVKDRMEVDPSVRQVVSYLEKQLLR; translated from the coding sequence ATGCAAATTTCTGCGGAACATATCTGGACTGCTGCGCAAGAAAAACTGCGTGCGATGTTGAACGGTGACACTTTTAATCTGTGGTTTGCACCGTTGCGTCCGCAAGCCATCCATGGAGACTGCATCGTCTTGGAGGTGGCAAACGATTTTTGCGAGGTATGGCTTAAGGATAACTACATTGGACTGCTTCAAGAGGTTTTGACCATCACGTCCAAACGTCCCTTACAGGTAAAGTTTGTCGTGGCCACCCAGACGGCTTCGACCACACCTGCTGGCCTGGACATTCCGGAAAAAGTTAAGGTGGTTGAAGCCACCGCACCAGAGCGTTCCTCGGGCGAAGCGGCGTTCAATCCTAAAAATACTTTTGAAACGTTCGTTGTGGGTGGCAACAATAACTTTGCTCATGCGGCGGCTCAGGCGGTCGCTCAAGCTCCCGGGAAGTCCTACAACCCGCTCTTCCTTTACGGCGGTGTGGGTCTGGGCAAAACCCATTTGTTGCACGCGATCGGTCACCATGTCCTCAGCCATAAGAAAGGTGCGCGCGTGGCCTATGTGTCCTCGGAAAAATTTACCAACGAATACATTGATGCGATTCAGAACAACCAGATCGCAAAGTTTCGCAAAAAATATCGGCAGACCGATGTGCTGCTGATCGATGATATTCAGTTTTTAGCGGGCAAGGAGCGTATTCAGGAGGAATTTTTCCATACCTTCAACGCCCTGCACGAAGCGCACAAACAGATTGTTTTGACGTGCGACCGTCCTGCGAGCGAAATCCAGAACTTGGAGCATCGCCTCGTCTCTCGTTTTGAATGGGGTTTGGTGACCGACCTGCAACCGCCGGATATTGAGACCCGCATGGCGATTTTGCGCAAAAAGGCTGCATCGATGGGTGTGGAACTACCCGAGGACATTTTGAATTTCCTTGCGAATCGCATTCGTGCGAACATTCGCCGGTTGGAAGGTGCATTGATTCGTGTCGCTTCCTACGCGTCGCTGACCGGCAAGAAACTCACCATTGAAGTGGTGGAAGGTCTGTTGCGCGAAGTGCTGCACGAAGAAGGGCGCTATTCGATCAATATCGAAACCATCCAGAAAAAGGTGGCGGAGCATTTTGACATTCGTCTGGCTGACATGACCAGCAAGCGGCGGCCGGAAAACATTGCGTTTCCCAGGCAGATCGCCATGTTCCTTTCCCGCCAACTCACGGAAGGGTCGCTGAACTCCATCGGTGAAGCATTCGGCGGGCGCGATCATGGAACGGTATTGCATGCGTGCCGGTTGGTGAAGGACCGCATGGAAGTGGACCCCAGTGTGCGGCAGGTCGTAAGTTACCTTGAAAAGCAGTTGCTGCGTTGA
- a CDS encoding ABC transporter ATP-binding protein — MIQVKGLTKAFRTYKKQPGFGGAIKGLFNRKYEQTFAVKDVNFSVEEGELVGFLGPNGAGKTTTLKMLAGLLYPTTGSAQVLGYVPWQRDDGYRRQFALLLGQKNQLWWDLPALESLELNARIYGISRESLQKTVDEMTSLLDVKDKLNVMVRELSLGERMKMELIASLLHKPKVLYLDEPTIGLDVISQKTVREFLREYNAKQKTTILLTSHYMADIQELCKRVIIIDHGTIFFDGKLSEIIDRFADSKLITIQCEGGKQSPSEHLQKYGQVLEQNATEIKLKVKRERVIAVCKALLDELPVSDIDIQEVPIEDVIRQIFAR, encoded by the coding sequence GTGATCCAGGTCAAAGGCCTCACCAAGGCGTTTCGCACGTACAAAAAGCAGCCAGGATTCGGCGGCGCAATTAAAGGTCTGTTCAATCGTAAATACGAACAGACTTTCGCGGTGAAGGATGTGAATTTCTCGGTGGAGGAGGGCGAACTGGTTGGTTTTCTTGGGCCAAATGGAGCGGGCAAAACCACCACTCTCAAAATGCTGGCGGGATTGCTTTATCCGACCACTGGTTCCGCGCAGGTGCTCGGTTATGTTCCCTGGCAGAGAGATGATGGCTATCGGCGGCAGTTTGCCCTGCTGTTGGGGCAGAAGAACCAGCTTTGGTGGGATTTGCCAGCCTTGGAATCACTGGAATTGAACGCCAGGATTTACGGCATTTCACGGGAATCACTTCAGAAGACCGTGGACGAAATGACTTCGTTACTCGACGTGAAAGACAAGCTCAACGTGATGGTGCGCGAGTTGTCTCTCGGGGAGCGAATGAAGATGGAGTTGATTGCCTCGCTGTTGCATAAACCCAAAGTGCTCTACCTGGATGAGCCGACGATTGGCCTGGATGTGATTTCGCAAAAGACGGTGCGGGAATTTCTGCGGGAGTACAACGCGAAGCAGAAGACCACCATTCTGTTGACCAGCCATTACATGGCAGACATTCAGGAACTCTGCAAGCGAGTCATTATCATTGATCACGGAACCATATTTTTCGACGGCAAGCTAAGTGAAATCATCGATCGCTTTGCCGATTCCAAACTCATAACCATCCAGTGCGAAGGGGGAAAGCAGTCTCCCTCCGAACACCTGCAGAAATACGGACAGGTCCTGGAACAAAATGCAACCGAGATCAAATTGAAGGTGAAGCGGGAGCGCGTTATTGCCGTTTGCAAGGCTTTGCTGGATGAGTTGCCCGTGAGCGATATAGATATCCAGGAAGTGCCGATTGAAGACGTGATTCGGCAAATTTTCGCGAGATAA
- a CDS encoding cation:proton antiporter domain-containing protein translates to MGSHAVIFLQDLAVVMLVAGVVTVIFHRLKQPVVLGYIIAGVIIGPHTPPFPLIRDEETIKTLSELGVIFLMFSLGLEFSLRKLKQVGATAFIAASSEILLMGWAGYEIGRLFGWNNMDSLFLGAMLSISSTTIIIKALNDLGKSKERFAELIFGILIVEDIMAIVMIALLSGIAMSGSLKLAEVVSTVERLGIFLVVVLIVGLLALPRLIGYVARFRSNEVLLITILGLCFGVCLLAVKLGYSVALGAFIIGAVIAEARELKKIEHLMEPIRDMFSAIFFVSIGLLIEPGLLVEYALPIVVITVAVVVGKILSCSFGTFLAGNDTRTSLRVGMGLAQIGEFSFIIASLGLTLGVTSKFLYPIAVTVSAITTLFTPYLIKGADGVVTLIDRFAPPSIIGYLAVYTRWVGQLGNSSSKATSGKLIRRWFWQIGLNLALISAIFIADAYLARRQPEWLPKRARGDAELKSILWLAAVLCSLPLLIATFRKLQALGLLIAELSVKRATAGDRTDSIRAVISQIIPLAGVVGLGFFVVALSSTLLPPIEVLGALLLIVALVTVFLWRSFIKLYSKAQIALQETFAQPPVPRQDQAAPSRQGILAHAELLTVVIEPGSGAAGKRIDQLKLRTHTGANLVAVERNREAIVNPGPDHEIVAGDQVLLLGNREQLEAAEKMLRTKS, encoded by the coding sequence ATGGGTTCGCACGCGGTTATATTCCTTCAAGATTTGGCGGTGGTGATGCTCGTTGCGGGAGTAGTCACGGTGATTTTTCATCGTCTCAAGCAACCAGTCGTCCTCGGATATATCATCGCGGGAGTGATCATTGGTCCGCACACACCTCCTTTCCCCTTGATCAGGGATGAGGAGACCATCAAAACCCTTTCCGAACTTGGCGTCATTTTCCTGATGTTTTCACTCGGCCTTGAGTTCAGTTTGAGAAAACTGAAGCAAGTTGGAGCCACTGCCTTCATCGCCGCATCCTCTGAAATCCTGCTCATGGGATGGGCGGGATACGAAATTGGCCGGCTCTTCGGCTGGAACAACATGGACAGTCTCTTTCTGGGAGCCATGCTTTCGATTTCCTCAACCACTATCATCATCAAGGCGTTGAATGATTTGGGCAAATCGAAGGAGAGGTTTGCCGAACTCATCTTCGGCATCCTGATCGTCGAAGATATCATGGCCATCGTGATGATCGCCCTGCTCTCGGGTATTGCCATGAGCGGCTCACTGAAGCTGGCAGAGGTCGTCTCAACGGTCGAACGCCTAGGCATCTTCCTGGTGGTTGTGCTGATTGTGGGTTTGCTGGCTCTTCCCCGGTTGATTGGATATGTGGCCCGGTTCAGGAGTAACGAAGTCCTGCTCATCACGATTCTGGGTCTTTGCTTCGGCGTATGCCTGCTGGCGGTTAAACTCGGCTACAGCGTGGCTTTGGGAGCCTTCATCATCGGCGCGGTCATCGCCGAGGCGAGAGAACTCAAAAAGATCGAACATCTCATGGAACCAATTCGTGACATGTTTAGCGCCATTTTCTTTGTATCGATTGGGCTGCTGATTGAACCTGGGCTGCTCGTTGAGTACGCACTGCCCATTGTTGTGATCACCGTGGCGGTGGTGGTGGGCAAGATATTAAGTTGTTCGTTCGGCACTTTTCTGGCCGGCAACGACACTCGCACTTCACTGCGGGTGGGAATGGGACTGGCGCAAATAGGCGAATTTTCATTCATCATCGCCTCGCTGGGACTGACTCTGGGCGTTACCAGCAAATTCCTTTACCCCATCGCCGTGACAGTTTCCGCCATCACGACTTTGTTTACACCCTATTTAATCAAGGGCGCCGATGGAGTGGTCACGCTTATTGACCGATTTGCGCCACCTTCGATCATTGGTTATCTGGCGGTGTATACCCGCTGGGTTGGTCAATTAGGCAACTCCAGTTCCAAGGCGACCTCCGGCAAGCTCATCCGTAGGTGGTTTTGGCAAATTGGCTTAAATCTCGCCCTAATTTCCGCAATATTTATTGCCGACGCCTATCTGGCGCGCCGTCAGCCCGAATGGCTGCCAAAGCGTGCCCGTGGAGATGCCGAGCTCAAATCCATTTTGTGGCTGGCCGCCGTCCTCTGCAGCTTGCCGCTTTTAATTGCCACTTTTCGAAAACTGCAGGCTCTCGGATTGTTGATTGCCGAACTCAGTGTCAAACGCGCCACTGCTGGCGACCGAACTGACAGCATTCGCGCGGTCATATCCCAGATCATTCCCCTTGCCGGAGTCGTGGGTCTTGGTTTTTTTGTTGTCGCCTTGAGTTCGACCCTGCTGCCCCCGATTGAAGTGTTGGGCGCACTTTTGCTCATTGTCGCCCTGGTCACGGTGTTCCTGTGGCGTTCCTTCATCAAACTTTATTCCAAGGCACAGATCGCTTTGCAGGAAACATTCGCGCAACCTCCCGTTCCCCGGCAGGATCAGGCAGCACCTTCGCGCCAGGGAATTCTTGCTCATGCTGAATTGCTAACAGTTGTCATCGAACCGGGATCGGGCGCTGCTGGAAAGCGAATCGATCAACTCAAACTCCGAACCCATACTGGGGCGAATCTCGTAGCTGTTGAGCGAAATCGTGAGGCCATTGTGAATCCGGGACCAGACCATGAAATCGTCGCTGGCGATCAGGTGCTTCTTTTAGGAAATCGCGAACAATTGGAAGCGGCCGAAAAGATGTTACGAACAAAATCCTGA